A part of Chloroflexota bacterium genomic DNA contains:
- a CDS encoding ribose-phosphate pyrophosphokinase, which translates to MTANRVSMYGDLAIISGGAHPALAQEIADLLRVPLHPVDITRFPNENFFVRLQASLRSRDVFIIQPTCSPVSDNIMKLLIMIDAVRRDSAGRITAVMPYFAYSRSDKKDQPRTPITARLMADLISTAGADRFFTMDLHASQIAGFFNIPGDEMSAFPILREYFQSRDLSNAIVVAPDEGSSKRARKFAELLDLPLAIVEKRRKATQTEALNLIGEVDGLDAILLDDEVDTAGTVSNACTLLKSHNARRVFLCATHAIFSPPAVDRLRSAGFEEIVVTNTVPVPPEKSLPNMTVLSVGPFIAKVIDRIHRGASVGELINE; encoded by the coding sequence ATGACCGCTAATCGCGTGAGCATGTACGGAGACCTGGCCATTATCAGCGGCGGCGCTCACCCGGCGCTGGCGCAGGAGATTGCCGATCTATTGCGCGTGCCGCTGCACCCGGTGGACATCACGCGCTTCCCCAACGAAAACTTCTTCGTGCGGCTCCAGGCTTCGCTACGCTCGCGCGACGTGTTCATCATTCAGCCGACCTGCTCTCCCGTCAGCGACAATATCATGAAGCTGCTGATCATGATCGACGCCGTACGGCGCGATTCCGCCGGCCGTATTACCGCCGTCATGCCGTACTTCGCCTACTCGCGCTCCGACAAGAAAGACCAGCCGCGCACGCCGATCACCGCCCGGCTGATGGCCGACCTCATCTCCACCGCCGGAGCTGACCGCTTTTTCACGATGGACCTGCACGCCAGCCAGATCGCCGGATTCTTCAATATCCCGGGCGACGAGATGAGCGCCTTCCCGATTCTGCGCGAGTACTTCCAGTCGCGCGACCTGAGCAACGCGATCGTCGTCGCGCCCGACGAAGGCTCGTCGAAGCGCGCGCGCAAGTTCGCCGAGTTGCTCGACTTGCCGCTCGCTATCGTGGAAAAACGGCGCAAGGCCACGCAGACCGAGGCGCTCAACCTGATCGGCGAAGTAGACGGCCTGGACGCCATTCTGCTCGATGACGAGGTGGATACCGCCGGCACGGTCAGCAACGCTTGCACGCTACTCAAGTCCCACAACGCACGCCGCGTGTTCCTGTGCGCGACGCACGCGATCTTCTCGCCGCCGGCCGTCGACCGCCTGCGCAGCGCCGGCTTCGAGGAGATCGTGGTGACCAACACGGTGCCGGTGCCGCCTGAAAAAAGCCTGCCCAACATGACCGTGCTGTCGGTCGGGCCGTTCATCGCCAAAGTGATCGATCGCATCCACCGCGGCGCTTCCGTTGGCGAATTGATCAACGAGTAG
- a CDS encoding zinc ribbon domain-containing protein: MKCPRCAAENTEAARFCANCGQPLAAQAAPLTALFAPAAVPDPNTAFVLEFVLGIFGFLGVGWLYGGRTVLGLVMLVGWWLFVASGISGSLLSGGFGCCLWLPVHFIAPLISALVVKNELERNPFG; encoded by the coding sequence ATGAAATGCCCGCGCTGTGCCGCCGAGAACACCGAGGCGGCGCGTTTCTGTGCGAACTGCGGCCAGCCGCTCGCCGCGCAGGCTGCACCCCTGACGGCGCTATTTGCGCCGGCCGCCGTGCCCGACCCGAACACGGCGTTTGTACTCGAGTTCGTGCTGGGCATCTTCGGTTTCCTGGGTGTTGGCTGGCTGTATGGCGGGCGCACCGTGCTCGGCCTGGTGATGCTGGTCGGCTGGTGGCTATTTGTCGCTTCCGGCATCAGCGGCTCACTGCTGTCGGGCGGATTCGGCTGCTGCCTGTGGCTGCCGGTGCATTTCATTGCGCCGCTGATCTCCGCGCTGGTCGTGAAGAACGAGCTTGAGCGCAATCCATTCGGATAG
- the add gene encoding adenosine deaminase, with amino-acid sequence MTETSSDLREKMVRLPKVDLHRHFEGSIRFETFLELVLPQDLPLPTRDPALLRRLVQVLPDEPPNFTNFLAKFAWLHTMYATPDVYGRIMHEVVEDAARDGVVHLELRLSLRHLTRHKGFAMPDVLGWLHSARLDAEKRFDISVALIPMLNREAPRELCEQIMRAVIDQPDGVIAAVDLAGDELNFPVPPVADLFDAARRRGLGITIHAGEAREAAIIDRCLTTYRPTRIGHGVHATDDLRTMRRLTDEGITLEVCPLSNIQTGAVADLRTHPLKPLRDAGLAVTVNTDDPNIQGTCLSMDYAAAITSIGLTLDDLRQMNSAAAEAAFLPRDQKRKLLARVKAGW; translated from the coding sequence ATGACCGAGACGTCAAGCGACCTTCGCGAAAAAATGGTGCGATTGCCAAAAGTCGACCTGCACCGCCACTTTGAAGGCTCGATCCGGTTCGAGACGTTTCTCGAACTGGTATTGCCGCAGGACCTGCCACTGCCGACGCGCGACCCGGCCTTGTTGCGCCGGCTGGTGCAAGTCCTGCCGGATGAGCCGCCAAACTTCACCAACTTCCTCGCCAAATTTGCCTGGCTGCACACTATGTACGCCACGCCGGACGTTTACGGACGCATCATGCACGAGGTCGTGGAAGACGCCGCGCGCGACGGGGTGGTGCACCTGGAACTGCGCCTCAGCCTGCGGCATCTGACACGCCACAAAGGCTTCGCCATGCCCGACGTGCTGGGCTGGCTGCACAGCGCGCGGCTGGACGCCGAGAAGCGATTCGACATCTCGGTCGCCCTGATACCGATGCTGAACCGCGAGGCGCCGCGCGAACTGTGTGAGCAGATCATGCGGGCGGTGATCGATCAGCCGGACGGCGTCATCGCCGCCGTGGACCTGGCCGGCGATGAACTGAACTTCCCCGTGCCGCCCGTGGCCGACCTGTTCGACGCCGCACGCCGGCGCGGGCTTGGCATCACCATCCACGCCGGCGAAGCGCGCGAGGCCGCGATTATCGACCGGTGCCTGACGACCTACCGGCCGACGCGCATCGGCCACGGCGTGCATGCGACCGACGACCTGCGCACCATGCGCCGTTTGACGGACGAGGGCATTACGCTGGAGGTCTGCCCGCTCAGCAACATCCAGACCGGCGCGGTGGCCGATCTGCGCACGCATCCGCTGAAGCCGCTGCGCGACGCCGGACTGGCCGTCACAGTCAACACCGACGACCCGAACATTCAGGGCACCTGCCTGTCGATGGACTATGCGGCCGCGATCACCTCGATCGGGCTCACGCTGGACGATCTGCGGCAGATGAATAGCGCGGCGGCCGAGGCGGCCTTCCTGCCGCGCGATCAGAAGCGCAAACTGCTGGCGCGCGTCAAAGCGGGCTGGTGA
- a CDS encoding cobalamin B12-binding domain-containing protein, protein MTDKIRVLIAKPGLDGHDRGAKVVARALRDAGMEVIYTGLRQTPEMIVEAAIQEDVDCIGLSILSNAHMAIFPKIVEMLRREERGDILLFAGGIIPDDDVPVLKQIGFRGIFGPGADTRDIIKFIETAVAGRDRAPAAG, encoded by the coding sequence ATGACTGACAAGATCCGCGTTCTGATAGCCAAGCCGGGACTGGATGGCCACGATCGCGGCGCCAAGGTCGTGGCACGCGCCTTGCGCGACGCCGGCATGGAAGTGATCTACACCGGTCTGCGCCAGACGCCGGAGATGATCGTCGAGGCCGCCATCCAGGAGGACGTGGATTGCATCGGCCTGTCCATCCTGTCCAACGCGCACATGGCGATCTTTCCGAAGATAGTGGAGATGCTCAGGCGCGAGGAGCGTGGCGACATACTGTTGTTCGCCGGCGGCATCATTCCCGACGACGATGTGCCCGTGCTGAAACAGATCGGCTTCCGGGGCATCTTCGGGCCGGGCGCCGACACGCGCGATATCATAAAGTTCATCGAGACCGCAGTCGCCGGTCGCGACCGGGCGCCGGCCGCCGGATGA
- a CDS encoding CoA transferase subunit A: MQSKLTTLSRAMSLVTDGATVALGGNTLHRAPVAAVHELVRRGRRGLNVVKTAGAYDVDLLCGAGVASAVTAGFIGYENLFGMASLYRRAVEQGTVHAYEHACYSVIAGLRAASQGVPFMPINAFSQSDLPQAQGFRKVSDPYSEDEVYVVPAIRPDVAIVHVQEADATGNARIYGSVFEDALMVTAAKQVVLTAERIVDGRSFEAQPELTTIAGFMVSSVVHAPRGAHPCSCHGLYDADLDFLADFQAHTQTPELVADWIRRHVLASASIPESVA; the protein is encoded by the coding sequence ATGCAGAGCAAGTTGACCACACTGAGCAGGGCGATGAGTCTGGTGACCGACGGCGCAACGGTGGCTCTGGGCGGCAACACGCTGCACCGCGCGCCGGTCGCGGCGGTGCACGAACTGGTGCGGCGGGGTCGGCGCGGACTGAATGTCGTCAAGACGGCCGGCGCGTATGACGTGGACTTACTTTGTGGCGCGGGTGTGGCAAGCGCGGTCACGGCCGGTTTCATTGGCTACGAGAACCTGTTTGGCATGGCGTCGCTATACCGCCGCGCCGTTGAACAGGGAACCGTGCACGCCTACGAGCACGCCTGCTACAGCGTCATCGCCGGGCTGCGCGCGGCCAGCCAGGGTGTGCCGTTCATGCCGATCAATGCGTTCTCGCAATCCGATCTGCCGCAGGCGCAGGGATTTCGCAAAGTAAGCGATCCGTACAGCGAGGATGAAGTGTATGTCGTACCGGCGATCCGGCCCGACGTGGCGATTGTCCACGTGCAGGAGGCGGACGCAACGGGCAATGCGCGCATCTATGGCTCCGTGTTTGAAGATGCGCTGATGGTGACGGCCGCGAAGCAGGTGGTGTTGACCGCGGAGCGGATCGTGGATGGCCGGTCATTTGAAGCGCAGCCGGAATTGACCACGATCGCCGGGTTTATGGTGTCGAGCGTGGTGCATGCGCCGCGCGGGGCGCACCCATGCTCGTGCCACGGCCTGTACGATGCCGACCTCGACTTTCTGGCCGACTTCCAGGCTCACACGCAGACGCCCGAGCTGGTTGCTGACTGGATCCGCCGGCATGTGCTGGCCTCAGCCAGCATACCGGAGTCTGTTGCATGA
- the meaB gene encoding methylmalonyl Co-A mutase-associated GTPase MeaB: MTSTSSGALAALVAGVERGDRRALARLITHVENRHAGVDEALTALYPRTGRAHIVGVTGAPGTGKSTLVAALAREERRRGRSVGIVSVDPTSPYTGGALLGDRIRMQDLTADRGVYMRSLASRGSVGGLSESAADVVRVIDAFGRDIIFVETVGAGQAEVDIARAAQTTIVIEAPGLGDEIQAFKAGILEIADVFVINKADREGADRTANAIRTMLDIGIPQRGPGEGTVTWRPPILKTVASSDDGVAPLADELDKHLQYLRDSGHLAVRERERIGDELRRRLARALLERRLAAVGLAEVDRLIGDIAARRIAPQAALRDLLDAQSPEGTRS, from the coding sequence ATGACCTCCACCTCAAGCGGCGCGCTGGCTGCGTTGGTAGCCGGCGTCGAGCGGGGCGACCGCCGCGCACTGGCGCGGCTGATCACCCATGTCGAGAACCGGCACGCAGGCGTCGACGAAGCGCTGACAGCGCTCTACCCGCGCACCGGGCGCGCGCACATCGTCGGCGTTACTGGCGCACCCGGCACGGGCAAATCCACCCTTGTGGCCGCACTGGCGCGCGAAGAGCGGCGTCGCGGGCGCTCGGTCGGCATTGTCTCGGTCGACCCGACGTCGCCATACACCGGCGGCGCACTGCTCGGCGACCGCATTCGCATGCAGGACCTGACCGCCGATCGCGGCGTCTATATGCGCTCGCTTGCCTCGCGCGGCAGCGTCGGCGGCCTTTCCGAATCGGCGGCCGACGTCGTGCGGGTGATCGACGCCTTCGGGCGAGACATTATCTTCGTCGAGACGGTCGGCGCCGGGCAGGCCGAGGTCGATATTGCGCGCGCCGCACAGACGACGATCGTCATCGAAGCACCCGGTCTCGGCGACGAGATTCAAGCGTTCAAAGCCGGCATCCTGGAAATCGCCGATGTGTTCGTGATCAACAAAGCGGACCGTGAGGGCGCCGACCGCACAGCCAACGCCATTCGCACGATGCTGGATATCGGCATCCCGCAGCGCGGCCCCGGCGAGGGCACGGTCACGTGGCGGCCGCCGATCCTAAAGACGGTGGCGTCGAGCGACGATGGGGTCGCTCCACTTGCCGATGAACTGGATAAGCATTTACAATACCTGCGCGACAGCGGCCATCTGGCAGTCCGCGAGCGCGAGCGGATCGGCGACGAGTTGCGCCGCCGGCTGGCCCGCGCCCTGCTCGAGCGCCGTCTGGCCGCCGTCGGGCTGGCTGAAGTCGACCGGCTGATCGGCGACATCGCCGCCCGCCGCATCGCGCCACAGGCCGCGCTGCGCGATCTGCTTGACGCGCAATCACCGGAAGGAACACGATCATGA
- the secA gene encoding preprotein translocase subunit SecA → MLKSLLSKVVGDSNERVLSKLWPNVEKINGLEAKLKDLTDAQMRALTGDFKARLARGESLDDILPEAFAAVREASRRTVGMRPFDVQLIGGMVLHQGKIAEMKTGEGKTLVATLPLYLNALTGKGVHLVTPNDYLSKVGVQWMGPIYYALGLSVGVIQHESAYLFDPAYSHHDARFHHLRPCAHRREAYYADITYGTNNEFGFDYLRDNMVWDSDERVQRDVNFAIVDEVDNILIDEARTPLIISGQADEATDLYRKFAAIAATLREEEDFTVDEKHRNVTLTEGGIDTVERKLGIDNLYAPESLEMTPYLDQALKARVLFLKDREYIVKEGQVIIVDEFTGRLMPGRRFSEGLHQAIEAKEGVQIQRESLTLATITFQNYFRMYEKLAGMTGTAKTEEEEFQKIYDLDVVLIPTHRPMVRTDHADQVYKTEQAKYRAVVNEIQEMHGQGRPVLVGTTSVERSEMLADMLKRRGVTHNVLNAKLHEKEAVIVAQAGRPGAVTLATNMAGRGVDILLGGNPDGLARDNLAKLALDVTTASPEQWDEALAKARAQTEADKKRIIELGGLHIIGTERHEARRIDNQLRGRAGRQGDPGSSRFYVSLEDDLMRRFGGEQVKKFMEWAGLEEDVPIEHNLISRTIEQSQVKVEGYNFDMRKHVLQYDDVVNQQRETIYEQRRRVLSKDSLRDDVMEMLGEAIDTAVDAHTGGDHEDWDLNALAADVQRTVPLPAGFDTKQWVKLDGEEIADQLMELAEQFYDEQAGRMGRQLFDHAQRNGLTIETLSAISPMLQRAVVQVAQARLGDAYATASAERLTGLTAERESALQALFTDGMVLSRDRIAILQVMDRLWIRHLTVLDDIREGIGLRAYGQQDPLVAYKREASESFGRLLDQMREQVAHTIFGMQINLQQTQPARVAREVATNRAAESEARGRRASAAGGAKGAKLGRNDPCWCGSGKKYKNCHMRKDLGGAPAAAQR, encoded by the coding sequence ATGCTGAAGAGCCTCCTATCGAAAGTCGTCGGCGATTCCAACGAGCGTGTATTGTCGAAACTCTGGCCCAACGTCGAGAAAATCAACGGGCTGGAAGCGAAATTAAAGGACCTGACGGACGCACAGATGCGCGCCTTGACCGGCGATTTCAAGGCGCGCCTCGCGCGCGGCGAGTCGCTGGACGACATCCTGCCCGAAGCGTTTGCGGCCGTGCGCGAGGCATCGCGGCGTACGGTCGGCATGCGGCCTTTTGACGTACAACTCATCGGCGGCATGGTGCTGCACCAGGGCAAAATCGCCGAAATGAAGACCGGCGAAGGCAAAACGCTCGTGGCCACCCTGCCGCTCTACCTGAACGCGCTGACCGGTAAAGGCGTCCACCTGGTCACCCCCAACGATTACCTGTCTAAAGTCGGCGTGCAGTGGATGGGACCTATCTACTATGCCCTCGGGCTGTCGGTCGGCGTTATCCAGCATGAGAGCGCGTATCTATTCGACCCGGCCTATTCACACCATGACGCACGGTTTCACCATCTGCGCCCGTGCGCCCATCGCCGCGAGGCGTATTACGCCGATATCACCTACGGCACCAATAACGAATTCGGTTTCGACTACCTGCGCGATAACATGGTGTGGGACTCGGACGAGCGCGTACAGCGCGATGTGAACTTCGCCATCGTCGATGAGGTGGACAACATCCTGATCGACGAAGCGCGCACGCCGCTCATCATCAGCGGTCAGGCCGACGAGGCGACCGACCTCTACCGCAAGTTCGCGGCCATCGCGGCCACACTGCGCGAAGAGGAAGATTTTACCGTCGACGAGAAGCACCGCAACGTAACGCTGACCGAGGGCGGCATCGACACCGTCGAGCGCAAGCTCGGCATCGACAACCTGTATGCGCCCGAAAGCCTGGAAATGACGCCGTACCTTGACCAGGCGCTCAAGGCTCGGGTGCTGTTCCTCAAAGACCGCGAGTATATCGTCAAAGAGGGACAGGTCATCATTGTCGACGAGTTTACCGGCCGCCTGATGCCGGGCCGCCGCTTTTCCGAGGGACTGCACCAGGCGATCGAGGCCAAGGAAGGCGTGCAGATCCAGCGCGAATCGCTGACGCTGGCCACCATCACCTTCCAGAACTACTTCCGCATGTACGAGAAACTGGCCGGCATGACCGGCACGGCCAAGACCGAGGAAGAAGAGTTCCAGAAGATCTACGACCTCGACGTCGTCCTGATTCCGACCCACCGGCCGATGGTACGCACGGATCATGCGGACCAGGTGTACAAAACCGAGCAGGCCAAGTACCGCGCTGTAGTGAATGAGATTCAGGAGATGCACGGCCAGGGCCGACCGGTACTGGTCGGCACCACGTCGGTCGAGCGGTCCGAGATGCTGGCCGACATGCTCAAGCGTCGCGGCGTGACGCACAATGTCCTGAACGCCAAGCTGCACGAAAAGGAGGCGGTGATCGTCGCGCAGGCCGGACGACCGGGCGCCGTCACGCTCGCCACCAACATGGCCGGCCGCGGCGTCGACATTCTGCTGGGCGGCAATCCCGACGGGCTGGCGCGCGACAACCTCGCCAAGCTGGCGTTGGACGTCACAACCGCCAGCCCGGAACAGTGGGACGAGGCGCTGGCCAAAGCACGCGCGCAGACAGAGGCCGATAAGAAGCGCATCATCGAGCTGGGCGGCCTGCATATCATCGGCACCGAGCGGCACGAGGCGCGCCGCATCGACAACCAGTTGCGCGGTCGCGCCGGCCGCCAGGGCGACCCCGGCTCGTCGCGCTTCTACGTTTCGCTCGAAGACGACCTGATGCGCCGCTTCGGCGGCGAGCAGGTCAAGAAGTTCATGGAGTGGGCCGGTCTTGAAGAAGATGTGCCGATCGAACACAATCTGATCTCCCGCACGATTGAGCAGTCGCAGGTCAAAGTCGAAGGCTACAACTTCGACATGCGCAAGCACGTCCTGCAGTATGACGACGTCGTCAACCAACAGCGCGAGACGATCTACGAGCAACGCCGCCGCGTGCTGAGCAAGGACTCCCTGCGCGACGACGTTATGGAAATGCTCGGCGAAGCGATCGACACAGCCGTGGATGCCCACACCGGCGGCGACCACGAAGACTGGGACCTGAACGCGCTGGCAGCCGACGTGCAGCGCACCGTGCCGCTGCCGGCCGGCTTCGACACCAAACAGTGGGTGAAACTGGACGGCGAAGAAATCGCCGACCAGTTGATGGAACTGGCCGAGCAGTTCTACGACGAGCAGGCCGGGCGCATGGGCCGCCAGTTGTTTGACCATGCACAGCGCAACGGGCTGACAATCGAAACGCTCAGCGCCATCTCGCCCATGTTGCAGCGCGCCGTGGTGCAGGTCGCACAGGCCAGGCTCGGCGACGCGTACGCCACGGCGTCCGCGGAACGGCTCACCGGACTGACGGCGGAACGGGAGAGCGCGCTGCAGGCGCTGTTCACGGACGGCATGGTCCTGTCGCGCGATCGCATCGCCATCTTGCAGGTCATGGATCGCCTGTGGATCCGCCACCTGACGGTGCTGGACGATATCCGCGAAGGCATCGGGCTGCGCGCCTACGGCCAGCAGGACCCGCTCGTCGCGTATAAGCGCGAGGCCTCGGAAAGCTTCGGCCGCCTGCTCGACCAGATGCGCGAACAGGTCGCGCACACGATCTTCGGCATGCAGATCAACTTGCAGCAGACGCAACCGGCCCGCGTTGCACGCGAGGTCGCCACCAACCGTGCCGCCGAGAGCGAAGCGCGCGGACGGCGGGCCAGCGCGGCCGGCGGCGCCAAAGGCGCCAAGCTTGGCCGCAACGATCCGTGCTGGTGCGGCAGCGGCAAGAAGTACAAGAACTGCCACATGCGCAAAGACCTGGGCGGCGCGCCGGCCGCCGCGCAACGCTAG
- a CDS encoding CoA-transferase — MTADLTPDVMMPIVMARLLRDGETVFHGVASPLPMVAILIAKRLHAPNLVYLNITGSINPQPESLPRSTVDPALFAHTRSRVTLTDLFDLSARGKLDTAFLSGVQIDRHGNINMSLIPGPSGDVHRPKVRLPGGAGSAAIMPSAGRTILWRTKHDVRTFVEAVSFRTSGGRVDRVVTPLCVFCMQDGELQVESIHPYVTAEQVRAQTGWPIAADERTPRTPPPTPAEIDALHAVDPDNVRAIEF, encoded by the coding sequence ATGACCGCCGACTTGACGCCTGACGTCATGATGCCGATTGTCATGGCGCGCTTGCTACGCGATGGCGAAACGGTCTTCCACGGCGTGGCGTCGCCACTGCCGATGGTGGCGATCCTGATCGCCAAGCGGCTGCACGCGCCGAACCTGGTTTATCTCAATATCACCGGCAGCATCAACCCGCAGCCGGAGTCTCTGCCGCGCTCGACGGTGGACCCCGCGCTGTTTGCGCACACGCGCAGCCGCGTCACGCTGACCGACCTGTTTGATCTGTCGGCGCGCGGCAAGCTCGACACGGCGTTCCTGTCCGGCGTGCAGATCGACCGTCACGGCAATATCAATATGAGCCTGATTCCGGGCCCTAGCGGAGACGTGCACCGGCCGAAGGTGCGCTTGCCGGGCGGCGCCGGATCGGCGGCGATCATGCCGAGCGCCGGGCGCACGATTCTATGGCGCACCAAGCACGATGTGCGTACGTTCGTCGAGGCGGTGTCGTTTCGCACGAGCGGTGGGCGCGTCGACCGTGTCGTGACGCCGCTGTGCGTCTTCTGCATGCAGGACGGCGAATTGCAGGTCGAGTCGATCCACCCGTACGTGACGGCGGAGCAAGTGCGCGCGCAGACGGGATGGCCCATCGCAGCGGACGAGCGCACGCCGCGTACGCCGCCGCCGACGCCGGCGGAGATCGATGCCCTGCACGCGGTCGATCCTGATAACGTGCGCGCAATCGAGTTCTGA
- a CDS encoding anion transporter: protein MDPRHALAASVIVLTYAGVALGEFPQLRMNRATIALVGAVVLVAAGGIGAPQAFAALDGNTLVLLFAMMVLNVHLRLAGFFNWIAALVVRHAGSPRCLLGWIIIASGVLSALFLNDTVVLMFTPLVVQVAQRLRRNPIPYLMALATSANIGSAATITGNPQNMLIGMSSHIAYLDFARALVPVSLAGMLIAWVVIVGVYRAEFAERRFPERYDMAAEIYTPLFRKTVTLSGLLLAAFLLGAPIPLAALTVAAALLVTRRLKPSRIFAQIDWSLLVFFSGLFVVTGAIGALGFSDDLFAVAEPLARGGVLPLSAVTVVLSNLVSNVPAVLLFRPLVPQFADPGRTWLVLAMASTLAGNLTLLGSVANLIVAESARSQGVRLSFGEYLKVGAPVTVLSLAAGVIWLSML, encoded by the coding sequence ATGGACCCGCGCCACGCGCTTGCCGCGTCCGTGATCGTGCTGACCTACGCCGGTGTCGCGCTCGGCGAGTTTCCGCAGTTGCGCATGAACCGTGCCACGATCGCACTCGTCGGCGCGGTGGTGCTGGTTGCCGCCGGCGGCATCGGCGCGCCGCAGGCGTTCGCCGCGCTGGACGGCAACACGCTGGTGCTGCTGTTCGCCATGATGGTGCTGAACGTGCACCTGCGCCTGGCCGGATTCTTCAATTGGATCGCCGCGCTGGTCGTGCGGCACGCCGGGTCGCCGCGCTGCCTGCTCGGCTGGATCATCATCGCGTCCGGCGTACTCTCGGCACTGTTTCTGAACGACACGGTCGTCCTCATGTTCACCCCGCTGGTCGTCCAGGTCGCGCAGCGCCTGCGTCGCAACCCGATCCCCTACCTGATGGCGCTTGCGACCTCGGCCAACATCGGTTCAGCAGCAACGATCACCGGCAACCCGCAGAACATGCTGATCGGCATGTCGTCGCACATCGCGTACCTCGACTTTGCGCGGGCGCTCGTCCCCGTGTCGCTCGCCGGCATGCTCATTGCGTGGGTGGTGATTGTGGGCGTCTACCGAGCCGAGTTTGCCGAGCGGCGCTTTCCCGAGCGCTACGACATGGCGGCCGAGATCTACACGCCGCTGTTCCGTAAGACGGTTACGCTGAGTGGCCTGCTCTTGGCGGCGTTCCTGCTCGGCGCGCCGATCCCGCTGGCCGCCTTGACGGTTGCCGCCGCATTGCTCGTGACCCGCCGGCTGAAGCCGTCGCGCATCTTCGCACAAATCGATTGGTCGCTGCTCGTCTTCTTCAGTGGGCTGTTCGTCGTCACGGGCGCCATCGGCGCGCTCGGTTTCTCGGACGATCTGTTCGCCGTCGCCGAACCGCTGGCGCGCGGCGGCGTGCTGCCGCTGTCCGCCGTCACGGTCGTGCTGAGCAATCTGGTATCGAATGTGCCGGCCGTGCTGCTGTTCCGGCCCCTAGTCCCGCAGTTTGCAGATCCGGGCCGCACCTGGCTAGTGCTGGCGATGGCGTCCACACTGGCCGGCAATCTAACCCTGCTCGGCTCCGTGGCGAACCTGATCGTGGCCGAATCCGCACGCAGCCAGGGCGTGCGCCTGTCGTTCGGCGAGTACCTCAAGGTCGGCGCTCCGGTCACGGTACTGAGTTTGGCGGCCGGAGTGATCTGGCTAAGTATGTTATAA